From one Streptomyces sp. NBC_01478 genomic stretch:
- the lysS gene encoding lysine--tRNA ligase has translation MPIVAQSTETTDWVSRFADEVIEESERRAPGKPVVVASGLSPSGPIHLGNLREVMTPHLVADEIRRRGHEVRHLISWDDYDRYRKVPNGVEGTDASWAEHIGKPLTSVPAPKGSAYPNWAEHFKAAMVASLAELGVEFDGISQTAQYTSGVYREQILHAMKHRGDIDAILEQYRTKKAPAKKQQQSQKPVDAAELEAEAGSGAAEEDDGSSGSAGYFPYKPFCGTCGKDLTTVTAYDDDTTELTYVCTEDGFTETVLLSEFNRGKLVWKVDWPMRWAYEGVIFEPSGVDHSSPGSSFQVGGQIVGIFGGERPIGPMYAFVGISGMAKMSSSKGGVPTPADALQIMEPQLLRWLYARRRPNQSFKIAFDQEIQRLYDEWDKLDGKVAEGAALPADLAAHSRAVRTAAGELPRTPRPLPYRTLASVADITAGAEDQTLRILSELDPTDPLSTLDEVRPRLDKAEAWINTHVPADQRTIVRDEPDTDLLKSLDEPARQSLRLLTDGLADNWSLDGLSHLVYGVPKVQAGFSADATAKELPPEIKTAQRTFFALLYHLLVSRDTGPRLPTLLLAVGQERVRRLLGE, from the coding sequence GTGCCGATCGTGGCTCAGAGCACCGAGACCACCGACTGGGTCTCCCGTTTCGCGGATGAGGTCATCGAGGAGTCGGAGCGTCGGGCCCCGGGCAAACCGGTCGTCGTCGCGTCCGGACTGTCCCCCTCCGGGCCCATCCACCTCGGCAACCTGCGCGAGGTCATGACCCCGCACCTCGTCGCCGACGAGATCCGCCGCCGGGGTCACGAGGTCCGGCACCTCATCTCCTGGGACGACTACGACCGCTACCGCAAGGTTCCCAACGGGGTGGAGGGGACCGACGCGAGCTGGGCCGAGCACATCGGGAAGCCGCTGACCTCCGTCCCGGCCCCGAAGGGCTCCGCGTACCCGAACTGGGCCGAGCACTTCAAGGCCGCGATGGTCGCCTCGCTCGCCGAGCTGGGCGTGGAGTTCGACGGGATCAGCCAGACCGCGCAGTACACCTCCGGGGTCTACCGCGAGCAGATCCTGCACGCCATGAAGCACCGCGGCGACATCGACGCGATCCTCGAGCAGTACCGCACCAAGAAGGCCCCGGCCAAGAAGCAGCAGCAGTCGCAGAAGCCTGTCGACGCCGCCGAGCTGGAGGCCGAGGCCGGGTCCGGCGCGGCCGAGGAGGACGACGGCAGCTCCGGCTCCGCCGGCTACTTCCCGTACAAGCCCTTCTGCGGCACCTGCGGCAAGGACCTCACCACCGTCACGGCGTACGACGACGACACCACCGAGCTGACCTACGTCTGCACCGAGGACGGCTTCACCGAGACCGTCCTGCTCAGCGAGTTCAACCGCGGCAAGCTGGTCTGGAAGGTCGACTGGCCCATGCGCTGGGCCTACGAGGGCGTCATCTTCGAGCCGAGCGGTGTCGATCACTCGTCTCCCGGGTCCTCCTTCCAGGTCGGCGGGCAGATCGTCGGGATCTTCGGTGGCGAGCGGCCCATCGGACCCATGTACGCCTTCGTCGGCATCAGCGGCATGGCCAAGATGTCCAGCAGCAAGGGCGGGGTCCCCACCCCGGCCGACGCGCTCCAGATCATGGAACCGCAGCTCCTGCGCTGGCTCTACGCCCGCCGCCGCCCCAACCAGTCCTTCAAGATCGCCTTCGACCAGGAGATCCAGCGCCTCTACGACGAGTGGGACAAGCTCGACGGGAAGGTCGCGGAGGGGGCAGCCCTTCCCGCCGACCTTGCCGCGCACTCCCGCGCCGTACGCACCGCGGCCGGTGAACTCCCGCGCACGCCCCGCCCGTTGCCGTACCGGACCCTCGCGTCCGTCGCCGACATCACCGCCGGGGCCGAGGACCAGACGCTGCGCATCCTCAGCGAACTCGACCCCACCGACCCGCTGTCCACTCTCGACGAGGTCCGCCCCCGGCTCGACAAGGCCGAGGCCTGGATCAACACGCACGTCCCCGCCGACCAGCGGACCATCGTGCGCGACGAACCCGACACCGACCTCCTCAAGTCCCTCGACGAGCCCGCCCGGCAGTCCCTGCGACTGCTCACCGACGGACTCGCCGACAACTGGTCCCTGGACGGCCTGAGCCACCTCGTCTACGGCGTCCCGAAGGTCCAGGCCGGCTTCTCCGCCGACGCGACCGCGAAGGAACTCCCGCCGGAGATCAAGACCGCCCAGCGGACCTTCTTCGCCCTCCTCTACCACCTGCTGGTGAGCCGCGACACCGGGCCGCGCCTGCCCACGCTGCTGCTCGCCGTGGGCCAGGAGCGGGTGCGGAGGCTCCTCGGAGAGTAG